A single window of Rhodamnia argentea isolate NSW1041297 chromosome 5, ASM2092103v1, whole genome shotgun sequence DNA harbors:
- the LOC115750089 gene encoding protein HGH1 homolog produces MATEMEELVGFLSSPSPPVKKVAVDIVSGLTGSEDGLQSLATFEKILLPSLVRLLSENKEVSQPAAEALVNLSQNSNMASKMVTIGMVKTAMDLLYKPDTTISRLLVMLLVNLTQSDAGIASLLQTGDEKVQGLYVMKLVRSFCRSSNESGDDSFEHVGSILVNISKNEAGRKILLDPKRGLLKQIICQFDSSSPLRKKGVSGTIRNCCFEAENQLQNLLLVSEFLWPALLLPVAGHKIYAEQDTAKMPLELGTALSIDREPVDDPEIRIQALEAIYLIVLQEAGRRALWSVNAPRILQVGYEDEEDPKVMEAYERIGSLLVHGGGTEESTAEATK; encoded by the exons ATGGCGACTGAGATGGAAGAGCTAGTGGGCTTCttgtcttctccttctcctccc GTGAAGAAGGTGGCAGTGGACATTGTCAGTGGATTAACTGGAAGTGAAGATGGGTTGCAGTCTCTGGCcacatttgaaaagattttgttaCCGTCATTGGTTCGACTTTTGAGTGAAAATAAG GAGGTGTCTCAACCTGCAGCAGAAGCTCTTGTAAATCTTTCGCAGAATTCTAACATGGCATCCAAAATGGTCACAATAGGAATGGTCAAAACAGCCATGGATTTGTTGTACAAACCAGACACAACAATTTCTAGATTACTCGTTATGCTTCTGGTCAATCTTACGCAGTCGGATGCTGGTATCGCGTCATTGCTCCAG ACAGGAGATGAGAAGGTGCAAGGATTATATGTGATGAAGCTTGTGAGGTCATTTTGTAGATCCTCCAATGAATCAGGCG ATGATTCATTTGAGCATGTGGGTTCAATCCTGGTAAACATTTCAAAGAATGAAGCTGGGAGGAAGATTTTACTGGACCCCAAACGAGGTCTTCTTAAGCAGATCATCTGTCAATTTGATTCAAGTAGTCCATTGCGGAAAAAGGGG GTATCAGGAACTATTCGTAACTGCTGTTTTGAAGCTGAGAATCAACTGCAGAATTTGCTTTTAGTGTCCGAGTTTCTTTGGCCCGCTCTTCTTCTGCCTGTTGCTGGTCACAAG ATCTACGCCGAGCAAGATACAGCGAAGATGCCTCTTGAGCTTGGGACTGCATTGTCAATTGACCGGGAACCAGTTGATGATCCTGAAATTCGGATCCAAGCACTCGAGGCAATCTATCTAATCGTGTTACAG GAAGCGGGGAGGAGAGCCTTGTGGTCCGTCAACGCGCCAAGGATACTTCAAGTAGGttatgaagatgaggaagatcCTAAAGTAATGGAAGCTTACGAGCGGATTGGCTCGTTG CTTGTTCACGGTGGTGGAACGGAGGAATCAACCGCCGAAGCAACCAAGTAG
- the LOC115750073 gene encoding probable methyltransferase PMT2 gives MAKPNSADGRTRTSIQVVILAGLCFFFYLLGAWQRSGFGKGDSIALAITKSGADCDVASNLNFETHHGGELETIDESEKPKVFEPCNSHFTDYTPCQDQKRAMTFPRENMNYRERHCPPEGEKLHCLIPAPKGYVTPFPWPKSRDYVPYANAPYKALTVEKAIQNWIQYEGNVFRFPGGGTQFPQGADKYIDQLASVIPIDNGTVRTALDTGCGVASWGAYLWSRKVIAMSFAPRDSHEAQVQFALERGVPAVIGVLGTIKMPYPSRSFDMAHCSRCLIPWGSNDGMYLKEVDRVLRPGGYWILSGPPINWRTNYKAWQRPKEELQEEQRKIEQVASLLCWEKKYEKGEIAIWQKRLNAESCRGRQDDSQATFCKSAEVDDVWYKKMEACMTLYPDVNESDEVTGGELKPFPERLYAVPPRIVSGSVSGVSVETYQEDSNKWKRHVNAYKKINKLLDTGRYRNIMDMNAGLGGFAAAIESPKLWTMNVVPIISDRSTLGVIYERGLIGIYHDWCEAFSTYPRTYDLIHANGLFSLYKDKCDAEDILLEMDRILRPEGAVIIRDEVDVLMKVKKIVGGMRWDAKMVDHEDGPLVPEKILVAVKQYWVAGGNSTSSW, from the exons ATGGCAAAACCAAATTCGGCTGATGGCAGGACTAGAACCTCCATACAAGTAGTTATCTTAGCtggtttgtgcttttttttctatttactgGGTGCCTGGCAACGGAGTGGTTTTGGCAAAGGAGATAGTATAGCTTTGGCAATCACAAAAAGTGGGGCAGACTGTGACGTGGCttctaatttaaattttgaaactcATCATGGTGGCGAATTGGAGACTATCGACGAATCTGAAAAACCCAAGGTTTTTGAGCCATGCAATTCTCACTTCACTGATTACACACCTTGCCAAGATCAAAAACGTGCCATGACCTTTCCGAGGGAGAATATGAACTACCGGGAGAGACATTGTCCTCCTGAGGGAGAGAAGCTGCACTGTCTTATCCCAGCACCCAAGGGTTATGTAACTCCATTCCCCTGGCCAAAGAGTCGGGACTATGTGCCCTATGCAAATGCGCCATACAAAGCTTTGACTGTTGAGAAAGCAATTCAGAACTGGATTCAGTATGAGGGCAACGTATTTAGGTTCCCTGGGGGTGGGACCCAATTTCCTCAAGGAGCAGATAAGTACATAGATCAACTTGCTTCAGTGATACCAATTGATAATGGAACAGTCAGGACTGCGCTTGATACGGGTTGTGGG GTCGCAAGCTGGGGTGCATACCTCTGGAGTAGGAAGGTCATTGCCATGTCTTTTGCACCAAGAGATTCACATGAAGCGCAGGTTCAGTTTGCTCTTGAACGGGGTGTACCTGCTGTCATTGGTGTCCTTGGTACAATAAAGATGCCATATCCTTCAAGGTCCTTTGATATGGCTCACTGTTCCCGGTGCCTAATTCCATGGGGGTCCAATG atggAATGTACCTTAAGGAAGTTGATCGAGTTTTGAGACCCGGCGGTTACTGGATTCTTTCGGGTCCTCCAATTAACTGGAGGACCAATTATAAAGCATGGCAACGTCCAAAGGAGGAACTTCAGGAGGAACAGAGGAAGATTGAGCAGGTTGCCAGCCTCCTGTGCTGGGAGAAGAAATATGAAAAGGGTGAAATAGCCATTTGGCAGAAGAGACTAAATGCTGAATCATGCCGTGGTAGGCAAGATGACTCACAAGCTACTTTCTGCAAGTCTGCAGAAGTAGATGATGTGTG GTACAAGAAAATGGAGGCATGCATGACTCTATATCCTGATGTTAACGAGTCAGATGAAGTCACTGGAGGAGAACTGAAGCCGTTTCCAGAGAGGTTATATGCTGTCCCTCCAAGAATTGTCAGTGGATCTGTTTCTGGAGTTTCTGTTGAGACGTATCAGGAAGACAGCAATAAGTGGAAGAGGCATGTGAATGCCTATAAGAAAATCAATAAGCTTCTTGACACTGGAAGGTATCGCAACATTATGGATATGAATGCCGGGTTGGGAGGCTTTGCCGCAGCAATCGAGTCTCCTAAATTGTGGACGATGAATGTTGTGCCCATAATATCTGACAGGAGCACTCTTGGTGTCATCTATGAGCGAGGATTGATTGGCATCTATCATGACTG GTGTGAAGCTTTCTCCACCTATCCAAGGACATACGACCTTATCCATGCCAATGGACTTTTCAGTCTCTACAAGGATAA ATGTGATGCCGAGGACATTCTTCTTGAGATGGATCGAATTCTGCGTCCAGAAGGCGCGGTAATAATCCGTGATGAAGTTGACGTGCTTATGAAAGTGAAGAAGATAGTAGGAGGGATGAGGTGGGACGCTAAAATGGTGGACCATGAAGATGGTCCGCTTGTCCCAGAAAAGATTTTGGTTGCTGTGAAGCAGTACTGGGTTGCTGGTGGGAACTCCACATCTTCATGGTAA
- the LOC115750083 gene encoding protein PHYTOCHROME KINASE SUBSTRATE 1, translated as MAMITLTPSFNPNHPQTYSLEDSTSNNNSVRDASFPLYLNNTEESFIHKLAQTSGQSLNFKKFHQEEHLYKEEDGEIGVFGAEKYFNGAIYEEGEETPRIAKMGSGNSQSRSQYGKKEDLQPHVMTQPVKPKLQSATPSVRSESSWNSQNALLQRILRNPSQRRANKTNNGKSFLASLGCKCSCSGKSSVDVDDRVGEISLGTNTTSSALQVKPSNKMPTLDPWMTEEMQKKENLFTPSSLKQEPVNLPVIKTHFQEEEELKPKKSLEVFGSPVFDKRKNSYTLEKRLAMLTWDSTNAIPRKEGLSEASASSDGAGAGAGAGAYNSVDCESDASSDLFEIESLTGKVNSYFTRQVSDATSDCITPTTRYAPSEASIEWSVVTASAADVSAMSDYSEAPATSPLRTALTANRTGRGRSDVPGWRRSGILLGCKSQKAVRVAGDGYRTSDKSPRTQRRSDESAQAAKFRAEARLMGLESKNRQHTDTTACLVPGSHVPSGPKLLYMQ; from the coding sequence ATGGCTATGATTACCTTGACACCAtctttcaaccccaatcaccCACAAACATATTCCCTGGAAGACAGCACCAGCAATAACAACAGCGTCCGAGATGCATCTTTTCCTTTGTATCTGAACAACACAGAGGAGAGCTTCATCCACAAGCTAGCTCAGACCAGTGGTCAAAGCCTCAATTTCAAGAAGTTCCATCAGGAGGAGCATCTTTATAAGGAGGAGGATGGAGAAATTGGAGTGTTTGGAGCTGAAAAGTACTTCAATGGAGCGATCTatgaggagggggaggagactCCAAGAATTGCCAAAATGGGTTCAGGGAATTCCCAATCCCGTTCGCAATATGGCAAGAAGGAAGATCTGCAACCTCATGTGATGACGCAGCCGGTCAAACCGAAATTACAATCAGCCACTCCAAGTGTCCGTTCAGAATCGAGCTGGAACAGCCAGAACGCATTGCTTCAGAGAATCCTGAGAAATCCTTCTCAGCGCAGGGCCAACAAGACAAACAATGGGAAGAGCTTCTTAGCTTCTCTTGGATGCAAATGCTCCTGCTCCGGCAAGAGCTCGGTTGACGTCGATGACCGTGTTGGTGAGATCAGTCTCGGCACGAACACTACTTCCAGTGCACTCCAAGTCAAGCCGAGCAATAAAATGCCAACCTTGGATCCTTGGATGACCGAAGagatgcaaaagaaagaaaacctgtTCACTCCAAGCTCTCTCAAGCAAGAACCTGTGAATCTGCCAGTTATAAAGACCCATTTCcaggaggaggaagagctgaAGCCCAAGAAGTCACTGGAGGTTTTCGGGTCCCCAGTGtttgataaaagaaagaacTCATACACCTTAGAGAAGAGGCTCGCGATGCTGACGTGGGATAGCACTAATGCCATTCCAAGAAAGGAGGGACTTTCTGAAGCTTCCGCAAGCTCTGAtggagccggagccggagccggagccggagcctACAATAGCGTAGACTGTGAGAGTGATGCTAGTTCAGACTTGTTCGAGATAGAGAGCCTCACAGGGAAAGTGAATTCATATTTCACCAGGCAGGTCTCCGATGCAACCTCAGATTGCATAACCCCCACAACAAGGTATGCGCCGAGCGAAGCCAGCATCGAGTGGAGCGTCGTCACTGCAAGTGCTGCAGATGTCTCGGCCATGTCCGATTATTCAGAAGCCCCCGCTACTAGCCCCTTGAGGACTGCTTTAACTGCCAACAGGACTGGCAGGGGCAGATCAGACGTGCCCGGGTGGCGGCGTTCCGGTATTCTGTTGGGGTGCAAGAGTCAGAAAGCGGTACGAGTAGCCGGAGATGGTTATAGGACTAGCGACAAGTCGCCCCGAACCCAGCGCAGATCCGACGAGTCTGCTCAGGCAGCGAAGTTccgggctgaggcgaggctcATGGGGCTCGAGTCCAAGAACAGACAACACACAGACACCACCGCCTGTTTGGTTCCAGGCTCGCATGTCCCGAGTGGCCCGAAGCTCTTGTACATGCAGTGA